A window of the Trichoplusia ni isolate ovarian cell line Hi5 chromosome 4, tn1, whole genome shotgun sequence genome harbors these coding sequences:
- the LOC113492769 gene encoding protein tramtrack, alpha isoform isoform X2 — protein sequence MATQRFCLRWNNHQSNMLSVFDQLLHAETFTDVTLAVDGQLLKAHKMVLSACSPYFQALFVNHQEKHPIVILKDVPYSDMKSLLDFMYRGEVSVDQERLTAFLKVAESLRIKGLTEVNEEKCDIPALTNSLIQQQTNAHTPPPQLHRIHPYMHQKRPASGMPSGGAPPNLLMPLLGNALMQPKRKRGRPRKLSGSSSDALNTAASPPGEFIPEAASHASSNRPGDQLIRGSPEMLEVKMSMDGFNADDGATSGGEEAGEALLIDEGDDAQSTEAPMTGKDSESAGRGSPDSENKDMKYSRSSPTNEGSGKIRVNPATQASTSNEYQNDSINNNTQLTGGNQMQRPAVRRRIRRRANSTSNDPAEQLTEMSVRGLNLFRYASVNEGVYQCTECAKENIQKTFKNKYSFQRHAFLYHEGHQRKVFPCPVCCKEFSRPDKMKNHMKTTHDCYVPKDCVYPPNTFFMLPGIEGQLLPGIKLEAVGSGSPHGSTPSHSSPDPAQV from the exons atgGCTACGCAAAGGTTTTGTTTGAGGTGGAACAACCACCAATCCAACATGTTATCAGTGTTTGACCAGCTACTACACGCAGAGACGTTTACTGACGTCACCTTAGCTGTTGACGGCCAGTTGCTGAAAGCACACAAGATGGTGTTATCAGCCTGTAGTCCCTACTTTCAAGCTCTCTTCGTAAATCACCAAGAGAAACATCCGATTGTCATACTGAAGGATGTTCCATATTCCGACATGAAGAGTTTACTAGACTTCATGTATAGAGGAGAAGTAAGCGTGGACCAAGAGAGGCTGACGGCTTTTTTGAAAGTAGCCGAGAGCTTAAGAATAAAGGGTCTGACTGAGGTTAATGAGGAGAAGTGTGATATACCAGCCTTAACTAATTCGTTAATTCAGCAGCAGACTAACGCACACACGCCTCCACCGCAATTGCACAGAATACACCCATATATGCATCAAAAGCGTCCTGCATCCGGGATGCCCAGCGGAGGAGCACCTCCTAATTTGTTAATGCCTCTATTAGGCAATGCATTAATGCAACCCAAAAGAAAGCGAGGGCGACCAAGAAAACTCAGTGGGAGTTCAAGTGACGCATTAAACACAGCGGCCAGTCCTCCAGGAGAGTTTATTCCTGAGGCAGCATCTCATGCATCATCAAACCGACCCGGCGATCAGTTGATTAGAGGCTCTCCAGAAATGTTGGAAGTTAAGATGTCAATGGATGGATTTAACGCGGACGACGGTGCGACTTCAGGGGGTGAGGAAGCGGGCGAGGCTCTTCTTATCGATGAAGGTGATGACGCTCAATCGACCGAAGCTCCGATGACTGGCAAGGACTCCGAATCGGCAG GACGAGGTAGCCCTGATTCAGAAAATAAGGACATGAAATATTCACGATCATCGCCTACAAACGAAGGATCAGGAAAAATACGTGTGAACCCCGCGACACAGGCTTCTACCTCTAACGAGTATCAAAATGactccataaataacaacacACAGCTCACAGGAGGTAACCAGATGCAAAGGCCAGCTGTCAGAAGAAGGATAAGGAGAAGAGCGAATTCAACTTCTAATGACCCCGCCGAACAGTTGACTGAAATGTCTGTACGGGGGCTCAACCTATTCAGATATGCGTCAGTCAACGAAGGGGTATATCAGTGCACAGAATGCGCGaaagaaaacattcaaaaaactttcaaaaataaatattcattccAGAGGCacgctttcttgtaccacgaggGCCATCAGAGGAAAGTATTTCCGTGTCCCGTTTGCTGTAAAGAATTTTCTAGGCCAGATAAAATGAAGAACCACATGAAAACAACGCACGATTGTTATGTACCAAAAGATTGCGTGTATCCACCGAACACGTTCTTTATGCTGCCGGGGATCGAGGGCCAGCTCCTGCCTGGCATCAAGCTGGAGGCGGTGGGCTCGGGGTCGCCGCACGGCTCCACGCCCTCGCACTCCTC
- the LOC113492768 gene encoding follicle cell protein 3C-1, with product MRGSHYWLLLAVCLYLTVTEGKRKTKREDYVSVPSEEEVNYDDELEELEPCQCGVFLSGQVGVKNRRSKPRGPPSGDPVVTYDTDSPSLPCGTGGFKNCISRCLDVILKYLPRAGPVICGAVERDVHREKAFLFIKNCGGDWTPTSFSAGKEFCCTDGQHHKC from the exons ATGCGTGGGAGTCATTACTGGTTGCTTCTCGCCGTCTGCCTATATCTAACAGTTACTGAAGGCAAACGGAAAACCAAACGAGAAGATTATGTAAGCGTCCCTTCGGAGGAAGAAGTTAATTATGACGACGAGTTGGAGGAG CTGGAGCCGTGCCAGTGTGGGGTGTTCTTATCCGGGCAGGTGGGCGTTAAGAACAGGCGCAGCAAACCTCGCGGGCCGCCTTCAGGGGATCCAGTGGTCACCTATGACACCGACTCCCCGAGCCTGCCCTGCGGCACTGGCGGCTTTAAGAACTGCATCAGCAGATGTCTTGACGTG ATCCTGAAGTACCTGCCCCGAGCTGGGCCTGTGATCTGCGGCGCGGTGGAGCGCGACGTGCACCGGGAGAAGGCTTTCCTCTTCATTAAGAACTGCGGCGGTGACTGGACCCCCACCAGCTTCTCGGCTGGCAAGGAGTTCTGCTGCACCGACGGACAACACCACAAGTGCTGA
- the LOC113492769 gene encoding protein tramtrack, beta isoform isoform X1 codes for MATQRFCLRWNNHQSNMLSVFDQLLHAETFTDVTLAVDGQLLKAHKMVLSACSPYFQALFVNHQEKHPIVILKDVPYSDMKSLLDFMYRGEVSVDQERLTAFLKVAESLRIKGLTEVNEEKCDIPALTNSLIQQQTNAHTPPPQLHRIHPYMHQKRPASGMPSGGAPPNLLMPLLGNALMQPKRKRGRPRKLSGSSSDALNTAASPPGEFIPEAASHASSNRPGDQLIRGSPEMLEVKMSMDGFNADDGATSGGEEAGEALLIDEGDDAQSTEAPMTGKDSESADPDKPPKEEIQQNFSTNGPVISIENGSIKQEPAAEVNDGYNEPIEYKYNPDRSRENSNSQDGPVKDTEDKNRLGRNLKPKNSKKLLPQMSKIRARNLFNQLSGLSNLNPALNTFDKFPPDPVLMPALATQLFAAELEQNNLNLANNEVSDLAPTNWEHRIFPSPIRKANMGSVGNYHEETNESVRDYCIKEGENVFRCKICARVYTHISNFCRHYVTSHKKDVKVFPCPICFKEFTRKDNMIAHLKIIHKNQPNANEQMAKQES; via the exons atgGCTACGCAAAGGTTTTGTTTGAGGTGGAACAACCACCAATCCAACATGTTATCAGTGTTTGACCAGCTACTACACGCAGAGACGTTTACTGACGTCACCTTAGCTGTTGACGGCCAGTTGCTGAAAGCACACAAGATGGTGTTATCAGCCTGTAGTCCCTACTTTCAAGCTCTCTTCGTAAATCACCAAGAGAAACATCCGATTGTCATACTGAAGGATGTTCCATATTCCGACATGAAGAGTTTACTAGACTTCATGTATAGAGGAGAAGTAAGCGTGGACCAAGAGAGGCTGACGGCTTTTTTGAAAGTAGCCGAGAGCTTAAGAATAAAGGGTCTGACTGAGGTTAATGAGGAGAAGTGTGATATACCAGCCTTAACTAATTCGTTAATTCAGCAGCAGACTAACGCACACACGCCTCCACCGCAATTGCACAGAATACACCCATATATGCATCAAAAGCGTCCTGCATCCGGGATGCCCAGCGGAGGAGCACCTCCTAATTTGTTAATGCCTCTATTAGGCAATGCATTAATGCAACCCAAAAGAAAGCGAGGGCGACCAAGAAAACTCAGTGGGAGTTCAAGTGACGCATTAAACACAGCGGCCAGTCCTCCAGGAGAGTTTATTCCTGAGGCAGCATCTCATGCATCATCAAACCGACCCGGCGATCAGTTGATTAGAGGCTCTCCAGAAATGTTGGAAGTTAAGATGTCAATGGATGGATTTAACGCGGACGACGGTGCGACTTCAGGGGGTGAGGAAGCGGGCGAGGCTCTTCTTATCGATGAAGGTGATGACGCTCAATCGACCGAAGCTCCGATGACTGGCAAGGACTCCGAATCGGCAG ATCCCGATAAACCACCAAAAGAGGAAATACAACAAAACTTTTCAACAAACGGACCTGTAATATCTATTGAAAATGGATCTATAAAACAAGAACCCGCCGCCGAGGTGAACGATGGTTACAACGAACCAATCGAATATAAATACAATCCCGACAGAAGCCGCGAAAACTCTAATTCGCAAGATGGTCCTGTTAAAGATACAGAAGATAAAAACAGACTAGGTCGTAACTTAAAGCCAAAGAATAGTAAAAAATTGCTACCCCAAATGTCAAAAATTAGAGCTCGAAACTTGTTTAATCAGCTTTCTGGGCTATCTAATCTGAATCCCGCGTTAAATACGTTCGATAAATTCCCTCCAGACCCGGTTCTGATGCCAGCTCTCGCCACACAGCTGTTCGCCGCTGAATTAGAGCAAAATAACCTCAACTTGGCTAATAACGAGGTATCCGATTTAGCACCGACCAATTGGGAGCATCGTATATTTCCTTCGCCTATAAGGAAGGCCAATATGGGGAGTGTGGGTAACTACCATGAGGAGACAAACGAGTCGGTGAGAGATTATTGCATTAAGGAAGGAGAAAATGTTTTCAGATGTAAAATATGTGCGAGGGTCTACACCCACATAAGTAATTTCTGTAGGCACTACGTTACTTCTCACAAAAAAGATGTGAAAGTTTTTCCTTGTCCTATTTGCTTCAAAGAGTTCACTCGAAAAGATAATATGATCGCTCATTTAAAGATCATACACAAAAATCAACCCAATGCAAACGAGCAAATGGCGAAACAAGAGTCTTAA